The nucleotide window GCACTTTTGATATCTTTTCATAGAATGTTTAGGGACAATTAAACTGTAACattaaaattctgccataatttactcacccatatgctgttccaaacctgcatgacttaaTTTCTTCTGTGAAAAACAAAAGATTTTAATTTCTTGTCCATAAAGTTAAATGTCAATCCAAGCAGTGTTACTTTGGACCGTATTGACTATTAAATGTATGGGCAAAAACTactgaaacatttttttatattatattatattatattatattatattatattatattatattatattatattatattatattatattatattatattatattaattatattatattatattatattatattatattatattatattatattatattatattatattatattatattatgagctctgcagaagaaagaaagtcatatagaTTTTGaaggacatgagggtgagtagatGATAACAGACATCTTTTACTTATCTGTCTTAGTAAAAACAATCTTGGAGTAATTGATAGACTCATCGCTGCTAACACTTGTAGTGTCCTCACAGCTCGCTTGGCCTTTTCTTTTGATCTCCTTTCGTTGGGACTCTTCGACATTCTCATAGTCTAtatccatttttttattatgaaagTCCATTCGTCCAGGTAAAGCATTCTCTGAAACATTTATATAGTCAGAAGACTTAGAACCGTTGTGAAGGCTTGCATACCGCTGAGAGCAACTGGAAAGATCCGCCAGCTGacatgaaaacaaaaacaaaatcccATTTGActcaaaaacattaacaaagaattGGAATGCACCTGGAATACGTAATAGATGGCATTCAGGTGCGCGAGGAATTAAGTTAATCGTTTGCAAATGACTTACCGAGCCTTCGGGGGTCCCAGAACTAGTAGAGGATGAATCATCTCCACCTAAATGTTGACAAGGCCAAAGTTTAGTGTGAAAGCCTCAGTGGACGAACAGTAAGACTAATTGTAAGATGTGTTTTTACCATCGCCTGAAGGAGAGGAAACACTTAATATGTTATTCTGGCGCAAAGCGAGTGATTCTCCCGTGACGCTGGTTATGTGGATAGCCTCTCTTCTAAGGCCTAAAATCACACACATACTAAATAAAGCTACATCTTATGAATTAAAAAGACTTAATCATAATACTATCAAACACTTGTCATCTACTATGATATACAAGCAATACAACATAGTAGCCTACTGTAATGCACTCACCACATTGCATTTTACAGAGAAGAATCAGGAGAATGACAACCAAGAAAATGAGGAAGCAGATGATGCCGTACAACAGCATAAAAACATGACTAAAAAAAGcataaataaatgttgataaCCGGAATTATCACAAGATTAAATGATGTATTTATTCAAGAACTGTTTCAAATCATTAGCCAATTTCTACCACACCAACTTATCACTTCTCACAGAAGTCAAAATACAGCTCAAAGGCTAAGTATCAGTTACATTCGAAATCTACCAAACACGTGTTATGTTTGTAGGCAGGAAAATTTCAACATtcacataataataaaaaataaaaataaaatgttgagaaTTACAGAATTACCCAATTGGGACTCCGTTGTATAAAGCCGTTGAGTTAAAAGTTGTGTTATCACCTGTGGGAATCAATTCAATTTGCATTAAAACAAATTGATACAGGTGATCAACTAGACAATGATGCTGTTTTTGTATTACTCTATATATTGAGTATCAGTTACCATGTTACAACTTACAAATTGCAAAAAATCATTTAGGCTACATCAATATATTGCATATATCTGTTGGCCTGAAATCAATCTGTCACATTTTTCCTTTCCCATTCCAGATTTTATTGTTGTACACGTTTGCCACTTCATCATTTACAATAAAAATCAATTTTACTTGATCACAACCTTTAGatcttcactgtaaaaaaaaaaaatgtatgtctccaattaaaaatattctaaatctaaatgtttgagttgaccaaattgaatttctgtgaattgaattgcatcaattcacagaaattcaatatggccaactgaaaatgtttgatgtaatcagtcactagaaaatgttcaattggagacatgaacttttttttacagtgtttaagGAGGTTAACTGTTTAAATAACAGCTGTATTAGTGGTACTTATGGTCTAAAATGAGCagagtttttattaatttatgcatAATGCACATTCGCATATTTTATAAgtctttattatattttatcatttcattttataaaagctatttagcCTTCATTTCTGGTTTTCAACAATCATTCTATTGAGCATAATGTATTAGAAAATATATCAGAAAAAACTAAGTTTGTGCCATGTGTCTTACCTGCCACGACATTGAAGAGAATTGTGTAGAGTGTAATGAAAACAGGGTGTATAATCcacatgattttttaaaatttttctTCTTATAATGGTCTTTAATATATCAGTGCTGATCAGGTTCCCTCTCAAAAGCACAACCACGGAAACGCTGAATGATTATCATCTAGACTAGAGTCAGTGGAAAGTTGTGGTTGAACGTCACCAGTTTTAAATAAGGCAAAACACAGAAGATACAGCACCAAAATCTTGCTCAGTAAAAGAGATGCTTGGAATGTTGAAATTTGTACttaataaaatgaatataattgtattataacATACAATCCTATAGAACACAGAAGAAATATACATTTGAGTCCAGTCTTTTGAGGATAATCAAGCTTCGAGCCATTTTGATGATCAAAAACCGCATACTATCAAAATACTGTATGTTAACAGATATCGGTGTATTTTGATGGTGAGCAGTTCATTTTGGTTGTAAGTGTTTAAGTATttgcaatataaaaataaatgtatactgaACAACATACAGATTTATGTGCTTGATGTGGCAACATGAAGTATTACCACAGtttatttgtaaaaacaaaaaacaaatacatgTTATGTTTGTGATCATCGGAGTGTGTGAACAGGAAGTACATTAGAAATACACGctcacaaaaatacaaataaataatttcaaggGTATAACCTTAACATCAACGTCACAATTTACCTCATTTTAAATCTCACCAAATCAAGTCAGGTTGTTTGATATTGTTGTACTAGAATGT belongs to Pseudorasbora parva isolate DD20220531a chromosome 22, ASM2467924v1, whole genome shotgun sequence and includes:
- the LOC137058274 gene encoding uncharacterized protein, whose protein sequence is MWIIHPVFITLYTILFNVVAGDNTTFNSTALYNGVPIGHVFMLLYGIICFLIFLVVILLILLCKMQCGLRREAIHITSVTGESLALRQNNILSVSSPSGDGGDDSSSTSSGTPEGSLADLSSCSQRYASLHNGSKSSDYINVSENALPGRMDFHNKKMDIDYENVEESQRKEIKRKGQASCEDTTSVSSDESINYSKIVFTKTDK